The stretch of DNA CTGAAGCATCACATATGCAATTTATCACCTACCTCCAGAACCTTAAATTCAAGATGTCACTAATTTCCTATGAAAGTGATGCACTAACTGATAGTGGTAGTTTGCCGTACAAGTAGAAATGATAGGTTGTCTAACTTGGCTAAAATAGAATTGGACTGTTACAAGTAGCTAAAATAGAATTATTAAACGAATTAGCCATCAGATACTAGGTAGGACTTCTCTTAAAGTAAAGGCATTGGACTACTGGGTACAAAAAACTCCAAGGAATGTCAGATAATTCTAGGTGCAATCCTTACCGGAATACACACTATGTCACCTTGCGTGTTGGTTAGTACTGGAAGTGTACGTCTTGCAGCAGCAGGAATACATCTAAGGATCTGAAGAGCTTTCTGTGCTGACTGTTGCAAATATCTGTAGTGCTGTGGGGCATTATCCATTTGCATCTTGCCACTGGAAGCTTTTGGATCACTCAGGTTCTCTTCCATTGAACGGATGTTACAAACTTCAGCAAGGAACAGCCAGTCAGTATCAACCATGTGCCGGACTTCAAGACATCCATCCAGATTCACAGTACAAATCTTGGACATATATTCTTTATTTTCATGCAAACATATTTCATTCACATCTTCTGGAGCTTTCCATGTAATCAAGAATCTACTCATAAAGTGACATGTCTCGCCAGGACAAAGGCTCAAGACATTACAATCAGGAAATTTTGTTTCCTCCATATCATGTTCTTCATCTTTATGTTCTTTCGCAATAAATTTACTTTGTTCATCTGTTCGCAAGTAACGGAGCTTTTCTAATGTAAAATCATCTATTATGTTTAGATCCTTTGCTTTGTTCAGAATATCTATGGAAGATTTAGAATACACAAAAGGTATGTTGGACTGGTTCTGTATAAACTGATTAGATTGTAAAAGTCCTTCAAGGACTATCTGATCAATCTCGGGTACTGGAGGTGCCTGCTCTTCGTAGGAACACTTGTAGGAAATTTCAGCAGAAGATGACTCCATCCAGTCAACAGAACAACAAACGAGTACTTTTGAACCTTTAGACCTTGGAGCAGCACAAAGGTAACAGCCAGCTACAGTAAGGGCAGCCTGCATGAGAATCAAGCAATGCTTAATGAATTCTAAGCAACTACATAATGACTGATCATGTAAGCACATATGTTTTATCTTTCATATATCATGCACCAGCATACAGCGCCGCATAATGGCTGTCCTACTCATTTGATCATTTCTGAAGTTATCAGGACAACACTGAAACGCCAAAGTCAAACAAACCTTGCATGGAATGGTACGAATGTAATCCAGGAGCAGTCGAGCAGATCTACCACGAAGTGGCCTGTGCCTCTGTGAAACAAACTGCAAGGATAAAAGAGAATAATTGAAGAGTTTTCTCAAAAGCTCTTACTACCGATAATGGATGAAAGGTATCAAATTTAATACATACCTGCAAGATATATGCTAAATAATGTGAAAGACAAAGGTCGTCCATATTTAATGGATCAAGTATTTCCAGGTCAATAACAGCATATCCATACTGCAATACAGTAAACAATTTTTAAGGAGAACGTGTCAGCCTACAAAATACAATAATCACCCAAGACTAGGAGATTTCTCATCTAAGTAGAGAGCATAGGTGGACCTCCAATATTGACACAGACTTCTTTGCGATCATACTCCAGGTACCATCAACACATGTCCTTGCCAACCGGCATGAGCTTATCAGTTTATGAACTCCGGAGAGGAAGGTACCTGATTAAATTTTTGTGGACAACCAAATGTTTTTCATTATTCCTGGATACAAGATAAAACTCTACCAACAAGATGATACTAAAGGGAAAATGGACAATAAGCCAGTCTGTTGCCATAAATAGTATGGCACCTAATCACAACTAATCATCAGGGATATGAGGCAACAAGACCTTAGCTTGTGCAAAATGTAGTCATCTCAACCAAGTTGAGCAAATGTTTCAAATTTCTATGGACCACACATTTCATGTTATTATTTCAAAATATCGTTGATTATTAAATAAAAGAATGTGTGACTTTGACAAAAATATCCTTCTTGCGCGATATACCATTAAATCAAATAGTCAACAAATGGATTGTGGGAACGAAATAAAAGCACCACAAAAGTGAATCAAACAAGGCAGCTTTAAGTACAGCTGTAAACCTTCAGCAGATAAATTTCTCAAAGATGCCCGAATCCTGTTTCTAGCATACATCATACTATTATTTGTTGGATCTTCCACCCAGGATTGATTACTACCTTGACATATCTGTAAGAAATGACTGGCAATCAGGTTACTGCAACACAAAAAGATCCTTCTTAAACAGACTGACAGCAACAACCATTGGTGATAATCCTCAAAATTGTCCACAAGAAATGACTTATCATAAAAAAGGATGAATCCACATAGAAAAATAACCATTGTTTGTTCTAATTGAGAAATCGTTGAATGTTTGTAAGAAAtgcaattaaataaaaaataagacAAGTGGCCAATCTCCAGAATCAGAAATCCTGATAAAATGtctgcacaaaaaaaaaatcggcaACATTTTCTTTTAAATTAGGCATCCACTGGTAACACATTTTAATTCCATATATATTGAGATTTAGGCTCACCTTATACATATCATCTTTAGAAAAATCAAGCATGGGCCGCACAAGAAGAACGCCATACCGTCGAAAGTTCTCTCCATCATATTTTACATTAGGCGCAAACAATTGAGACACAAAGGCTGTACCAGCAAGCCCTAAAATCCCACTATTACGAGATAGCCTGAGAACAAAGAGCTCAGCCTGCATTTATAAGACTGGACTCAGTGAGGCACAAACAAATACCTAAACATTATTGTACATCAGTACCGTGAAATCAAAATACACATCATGCAAGTACACAGTACATTCAAACACATCAATTTGACAGTTCAATGAAGTACTGTTACAGTATAAAAAGATAAGGCTATTCACCTTAAACCTAAAGCATTTCTTCCAGTTCCAGTTACTTACCTAAAACCTTCAAAAACTAGTGTAGTATACAACGGAACATGCTGTTTACTATTGGGAACTCATTCTTATTtttaaagagtaaaatgcacggATTTAGCAAACTTGCTATGGAGTGTCATGGACCTTTATCTACAGTTTCCAAGTTCATGGCCCTAGATGACACTCCACCACACATCCATTTCAATTTTCGGTAAACCAGAACTTTAAATTGGGGGTAGCTTCTCCATTAACATCAACAAGGTTATTTGCTACTGAGAACTGTTCTTAATTGTTGAATCACAATTATAAAATGGGGATAACTTCTGCATTAACACCAAAagataaataataataatacaaATCAGCTTTAACAGACCTGGTCATCAGAGTGGTGTGCAATAAGCAAGACTCCTATTTGTTGCTTTATACAAATGTCCAATAATTTTTGGTACCTGAATTTATTAACACATGAAGCTCAACCAAGCTGAATATGTTCTCCATATGTGAATAAATTGACACAAATATTCCACAAAGGCCACGTTAGCAGCAGTTTGGTTGATGATATTTGAAGAAAGTACGAGTCTTTCATCCTTATGGGCATTAAGAAGGCAATTTTGTGGTAGAAGTTGTCAATAATGTCCTGACACAAGTTTCACATGCGTTGCAGATAATACAAGAACAAATTAAATATAAGAAAATTTTAACATTGAGCCACTAAATGCCATGTTTGCAACAAGTAAAATTATCCTGGTAGCGTCATGTTAGAGTGGAAAAGGAGCAGAGGAGATAAGCACCTCACTTCACGGGCCGCCTCTTGCACATGCCCTTGTTTTGGGCGACCATCTGGCCACTCACATCTAGCAATCTCACACTCAACCCCTGCAACAAAATCATAGAACCTCATAAACAGAACAAAGCCAGAGGTGCAAGTTGAGTTATGTGACAGCAACACTCAAATCCTCCAAGACAAACCATACCTAAAGATACTCGGCCAGGTTCAGCACCACAACCAGAGCGTGTGTGTGCAGATGCTAGAGATTTGGTCATTTCTTAATGAAGTAGAACATGGCGAGAAACCCCTAAACTCTAAAAATTGAGCGCAGGTGCTCGAGTACATGTAAAAGAGTATGCACCGAATATGAAACAGTAAACTTGACGAGATTAAGTACTGGTATATGAGATTACCCATGCCGCGCACGCGGTCACACACTAGCCGCGCCTCGTCGGCGCTCTCGGGGCGCAGCCCGTGGTCGACGACGACGCCCAGAAGCCCGTCCACGAACGCCGAGGCATCGGagccctcctcgccggcggccttccGCCCCGCTGCCTTCTTCCATGCCGCGGCGAGCACGCACAGCGCCATGGAGTCCGGGCCGCCGGAGACACCCACCGCTGCAAGCGACCAACGAGTTAACTGGAAGGACGAACGAACCCACCGGAACAAAAATGAGACTGGAACAGAAGAGGGAGGGGGGTAGGAGGGGCGAACCGATGCGGTGGTGCGGGCGGATGCCGGCGAGGGCCATGCGGCGGTCGAAGGAGGCGTGGTACGGGGCGAGTGAcgaggagggggcggaggaggaggaggaggacgcggagCAGCGGaataggaggcggcggcgaagccgGAGGCATGGGGAGGGCGAGGagcggagggagaggaggagcggcggcatgGCCGGAGTTGGGGCAGATAGGGACAACGGAAGCAGGGTTTAATGCTCCTGGAAAggcaggaggagcggcggccggcgagcgcggcgatgcagtccgcgacgccgccaccgccgaggtCCTGGAGGAAGAGAGCAGCGGCAGCCTGCACTGCAAATCCAATCCATAGCAACCCGTTATCCTCCTCCCCAAGGCCCAACGGTTAAGCCCAATACAACCAATTGAGCCCAAACCATAAACCTCAGGCCCTCAGGTGGCCGTACCAAATAGATTCTCAAAAAAAAGGTGGCCGTACCAAATTGTAATGCATGCAAAGttgtttttgttaaaaaaaattagaatgagTGATCAATTtttataattataattatttattGATTAATGCATGCAAAATTGTAATTTTTGTAATCGTGAGAGGGGCAATTGGGCTTTGTGAGGGAAACCGAACTGGACCGACGGGCCATTTCGTGACCCGTCCCgtgcgtcttttttatttttatatttttcgaaaatattttttacagaaatatattttcaatttcataatttacagttttgtacccctaccgcccggcaggggggcggcagggcctgccgccccgcagGAGGGCGtcagggagcctgccgcccccctgtcgGGCGGCAGACCCCctgagcctgccgccccccctgccgcccggcaggggggcggcaggctccccaaCACTGTATAAAGGcttctctcccccctcccccctcatttACTTCCCACGACATCGAGAGAgcgggaaggagagaggaggggtgagggatggagttgtaacggcgaagccctgtcggattttGGATCGTAATcgcaggtaataaatatttctcaactttctcgaTCTAAATTATTTGTATGTTTAaatctataattagtgtatgcagcaTTAATGATATTTTAGTGATTTAGGTaatgtttttaatataatttaggtagaattaagattagttttaagaaaaaccaattaggtttaccaaccaattttgtggtattgattagttgtttaatacgagaaaaaatttcgagaaatagtcagaaattgtagaaaatgcaagaaaatgttagaaaagtttatgaaaatgtaagataaattgtagaaaatgcagaaaaatttagaaaatgttagaaaaatatatttattaaaatatattgtacaaaaactgtaggaaatgcaagaaaatgttagaaaagtttatgaaaatttaagataaattgtagaaaaatgcagaaaaattgtagaaaaagcagaaaacatatatttttttgtgttaggtatggccgaagatacgccagctctacttgacggagtcatagactcgtcgcaccggtccttccttgcagtggttcagcgcgtgaaacttaacgtgctgcgtccacgtccaccagcggagtttgttcctgttgacccacgatgggtgcccaggtgatatgtcgtcggattatgtttctaagaatacgtttgtttcgtatacgtttcgtacataatgtacttacctttgatcgttctatttttcaggttgagtgaggctggtcttcttactatatgtcgtcttgctgagagtggttcagtaaagctggacaggtccctactgacggctctggttgatagatggaggcctgagacaaacaccttccacctcccttgtggggagatgacaccgacccttcaggacgttgcgatgctgctgggtcttcctatcagtggggat from Panicum virgatum strain AP13 chromosome 9K, P.virgatum_v5, whole genome shotgun sequence encodes:
- the LOC120650301 gene encoding uncharacterized protein LOC120650301 isoform X1; translation: MPPLLLSLRSSPSPCLRLRRRLLFRCSASSSSSSAPSSSLAPYHASFDRRMALAGIRPHHRIAVGVSGGPDSMALCVLAAAWKKAAGRKAAGEEGSDASAFVDGLLGVVVDHGLRPESADEARLVCDRVRGMGVECEIARCEWPDGRPKQGHVQEAAREVRYQKLLDICIKQQIGVLLIAHHSDDQAELFVLRLSRNSGILGLAGTAFVSQLFAPNVKYDGENFRRYGVLLVRPMLDFSKDDMYKICQGSNQSWVEDPTNNSMMYARNRIRASLRNLSAEGTFLSGVHKLISSCRLARTCVDGTWSMIAKKSVSILEYGYAVIDLEILDPLNMDDLCLSHYLAYILQFVSQRHRPLRGRSARLLLDYIRTIPCKAALTVAGCYLCAAPRSKGSKVLVCCSVDWMESSSAEISYKCSYEEQAPPVPEIDQIVLEGLLQSNQFIQNQSNIPFVYSKSSIDILNKAKDLNIIDDFTLEKLRYLRTDEQSKFIAKEHKDEEHDMEETKFPDCNVLSLCPGETCHFMSRFLITWKAPEDVNEICLHENKEYMSKICTVNLDGCLEVRHMVDTDWLFLAEVCNIRSMEENLSDPKASSGKMQMDNAPQHYRYLQQSAQKALQILRCIPAAARRTLPVLTNTQGDIVCIPSIGFRCCPSLSLQAVFYPRVPLGGGYSSYL
- the LOC120650301 gene encoding uncharacterized protein LOC120650301 isoform X2; amino-acid sequence: MPPLLLSLRSSPSPCLRLRRRLLFRCSASSSSSSAPSSSLAPYHASFDRRMALAGIRPHHRIAVGVSGGPDSMALCVLAAAWKKAAGRKAAGEEGSDASAFVDGLLGVVVDHGLRPESADEARLVCDRVRGMGVECEIARCEWPDGRPKQGHVQEAAREVRYQKLLDICIKQQIGVLLIAHHSDDQAELFVLRLSRNSGILGLAGTAFVSQLFAPNVKYDGENFRRYGVLLVRPMLDFSKDDMYKICQGTFLSGVHKLISSCRLARTCVDGTWSMIAKKSVSILEYGYAVIDLEILDPLNMDDLCLSHYLAYILQFVSQRHRPLRGRSARLLLDYIRTIPCKAALTVAGCYLCAAPRSKGSKVLVCCSVDWMESSSAEISYKCSYEEQAPPVPEIDQIVLEGLLQSNQFIQNQSNIPFVYSKSSIDILNKAKDLNIIDDFTLEKLRYLRTDEQSKFIAKEHKDEEHDMEETKFPDCNVLSLCPGETCHFMSRFLITWKAPEDVNEICLHENKEYMSKICTVNLDGCLEVRHMVDTDWLFLAEVCNIRSMEENLSDPKASSGKMQMDNAPQHYRYLQQSAQKALQILRCIPAAARRTLPVLTNTQGDIVCIPSIGFRCCPSLSLQAVFYPRVPLGGGYSSYL
- the LOC120650301 gene encoding uncharacterized protein LOC120650301 isoform X4, which gives rise to MTKSLASAHTRSGCGAEPGRVSLGVECEIARCEWPDGRPKQGHVQEAAREVRYQKLLDICIKQQIGVLLIAHHSDDQAELFVLRLSRNSGILGLAGTAFVSQLFAPNVKYDGENFRRYGVLLVRPMLDFSKDDMYKICQGSNQSWVEDPTNNSMMYARNRIRASLRNLSAEGTFLSGVHKLISSCRLARTCVDGTWSMIAKKSVSILEYGYAVIDLEILDPLNMDDLCLSHYLAYILQFVSQRHRPLRGRSARLLLDYIRTIPCKAALTVAGCYLCAAPRSKGSKVLVCCSVDWMESSSAEISYKCSYEEQAPPVPEIDQIVLEGLLQSNQFIQNQSNIPFVYSKSSIDILNKAKDLNIIDDFTLEKLRYLRTDEQSKFIAKEHKDEEHDMEETKFPDCNVLSLCPGETCHFMSRFLITWKAPEDVNEICLHENKEYMSKICTVNLDGCLEVRHMVDTDWLFLAEVCNIRSMEENLSDPKASSGKMQMDNAPQHYRYLQQSAQKALQILRCIPAAARRTLPVLTNTQGDIVCIPSIGFRCCPSLSLQAVFYPRVPLGGGYSSYL
- the LOC120650301 gene encoding uncharacterized protein LOC120650301 isoform X3; its protein translation is MPPLLLSLRSSPSPCLRLRRRLLFRCSASSSSSSAPSSSLAPYHASFDRRMALAGIRPHHRIAVGVSGGPDSMALCVLAAAWKKAAGRKAAGEEGSDASAFVDGLLGVVVDHGLRPESADEARLVCDRVRGMGVECEIARCEWPDGRPKQGHVQEAAREVRYQKLLDICIKQQIGVLLIAHHSDDQICQGSNQSWVEDPTNNSMMYARNRIRASLRNLSAEGTFLSGVHKLISSCRLARTCVDGTWSMIAKKSVSILEYGYAVIDLEILDPLNMDDLCLSHYLAYILQFVSQRHRPLRGRSARLLLDYIRTIPCKAALTVAGCYLCAAPRSKGSKVLVCCSVDWMESSSAEISYKCSYEEQAPPVPEIDQIVLEGLLQSNQFIQNQSNIPFVYSKSSIDILNKAKDLNIIDDFTLEKLRYLRTDEQSKFIAKEHKDEEHDMEETKFPDCNVLSLCPGETCHFMSRFLITWKAPEDVNEICLHENKEYMSKICTVNLDGCLEVRHMVDTDWLFLAEVCNIRSMEENLSDPKASSGKMQMDNAPQHYRYLQQSAQKALQILRCIPAAARRTLPVLTNTQGDIVCIPSIGFRCCPSLSLQAVFYPRVPLGGGYSSYL